From ANME-2 cluster archaeon:
CCGGACTTTTTCATAAGCAGAAAACTGATAAAACTGATAGAAGACACCATTACAACGATGCTCAGAGCATATCTCGGATTCAGTACCTCAAGTATCGTAGTGTTCGGGGTGATAGGGAACAGGATAAATATTATAATTAAAAACTGGACCGCATTGGTTACTTCATTCTGGTTCAACTGAGCTGCAAAATCCCTGAGTGTATTTTTTTCTACCAGCAAAAACGTAATAGCTACAGCACCCATTATGGCAAAAAGATAATAGTCAAAAGCCACCATCACGCCCATAAGGAACACAAAGTACATGGTAACGCCTCCGGTGGTCCCAACCTGCCGGTATACCACATTTTTTATGTATACGGTAATAGCAGCGATAATCACAAAAAAGATCGTGGTGAGGTATAATATCTCATACACACCCTGGTTTATGGCCATGTATGCACCTATCATACCTGATATGGAGGCTATGGTATAGGTCCTGGCCCCGGCAAATATATCTTTACCTTCGGATTTGCGTTCCCGCTCAATGCCAATGAGGATACCGATAAATGCGGCAAGACCGAATTTTTCCAAAAAATCATAGGTGACCGGGTCTATTAAAGACAGCCATTGATGTATGGTAAAAGTGATAAGTTCTGATAGGTCATACATGTTCGGTATGCTCACTGAATATTATTAATAATGTTTTTAAAATTAATAAGGGTATCCTTTGCTTTTTTTAGAGATAGAATGCCAGCAATATCAGTGTAATCATGTTTAACTTGTGATTTTTTAATTTCAGTAAGTGCCAAAGCCAAACATTTGGATTCTTTACGATCTTTGCAGACTTTGCAGTTGTACCCACATGAATTTGAAGCTATCCAAAAAGGGGTGAATGCGAAATATTAACAATATTCGCATTCAGCCAATGATTTATGCAAAAGGATGTGAAGCTTGATCTTTTCTTGAAAGTGCCTCGTCGACTGAAGGTTCCCCTTTCATGGCCCGTTCTATGGCAAGTTTCGTTGCTTCGTAGTTATACTCATAGATCTTGGCCTTATCATTTGCATCCCATTCAATGAATATTGAAACTATGATCACCACATCCTCAGCATCTCCCTTGTTGATGATCCCTGCTTCTACCGAGTCCATGACTGCCTTGGCTACAGCAGCCTGGGCGGCCCCGAACATAAGTATTGCCTGTTGAGCATTTTTAATGGTTACCTTATTTACAATAAGGGTCGCAGGTTTAGGCTGAAGGTTGGGTTCGAGAACTGCCAGAAGGGGTGTGTGTCCCTGCCTTGGCATTGCCAGAGAGTTCATAAACGCAGTTTCCACGGGGCCACCTTTTGGACCGATTACCAGATCGATATGAGCAATTTCGGGCCCATCACCTACAAGCGCTTCACCGATCATACTTTTAACAATTTTATTCGCCAAAATTTTCACCAATCCTCCAAGTTCATAGAAGGTTATTAATTTTTTGATTTGAGGATTATTTTTATAAAAATCAAATAAGTATCGTATCATTCTCAAGCAAATGAAATAATTACATGGAAATAATAAGACCTGAATTTATAAAAAATCAAAAATAAAACATCAGCAGTGGCAACAGCAACACACCCATCGCATGGCTCCGCCTCACCTTCAGGTAAGGTGCAAGCATTCCAACTGGTATACCCATCCCGAATACCACAAGCCCGAACCAGCCTGAGAAAAGGAATACCATTCCCGTCAGCCCGGTCAGTATCACGATACACAACATCCGGTAATTAATCCTGGTCACTATGGTCAATATCCTGTCCCCCAGGAAAATAGTTACAAAATACGCTGCTATGGATACACCGACAACGATTATCAATAAAAGAACAAGAGTATCCAGGTCCAGATGTGCCCCACCCAGTATATCTGCCACAGCCACCATGGCCCCGCTACGGGTCTTGCCAATCACGTAAAGCGCGATCAAACCAAAAATTGCATTAGCCGTGTTGACACCTGAGATAGATACTATGAACTCGCGGCCCGAATCCTCATCCGCATAATCCTCCTTCACCCCTATCCGGGCCAATACCGTGGCTACTGCCCCGGTAATACCTGGCAACCACGCCACAAATGCACCGGCAGCGCTGCCGATAATGGTCCCCCGCACTATGCGTCTCCGTGACAATACCAGCTTGGAACTGAACTGAGCAGGGATAACGGTATCGGTCATCATACTGATGACAAGCATTGAAGCCCCGAACAGGCCGCTGAACAATGGCATCAGTATCGAAGGTTCCCCTATGGAGATAACAGGCTTCATCAACGTCTGCGACTCAAAGGCCACAAGGCCCAGCATTCCGGACAGCAAGAATAATAATGCAGCAAATGCCCGGTATTTAAAGCGGGCCAGCGAACCCTGGCCTTCTATCATTTCCCCTTTTTCCGTATATATCAATACCAGGACCACAACCAGCAGTATCCATCCCATATACCTGTTCACCAGCGGATACATGACAGCAAATGATGCTGATAGCGGAAGCATCAATACCAGTGATACTAATACCGCACCGGCACTCCCCAATGCCGACAGCCTTACTGCCTCGGCACCAAAGCCATCGAGGAGCAACTGGTGTCCGGGAAGTACTGCCAGGGAAGTATCTGCCTCGGGTGCACCCAGGAAAACCGATGGAATAATGTTAACAAATGTATGGGTCAGCGAAGACGAAACAATAGTAGCTGCAATACATAACGGTGATAAGCCTGATTCAAGCAGCCATGGAGCAAAAGCTGCCAGCATGAAAGCAAACGTGTTGGTATGGATACCGGGTACCAGTCCGCTGATCACGCCAAGCAAGAACCCAGCCAGTATACTTATAAAGAGCAGACTGAGATTCATACCGGAATCCCCCTGTTATTGAGGTAAATGCTTCGGGTTGATTTTAGGTTTATGGGTATTTTAATGTTCATTACTGTTACCATTCGAAGTACAAAAACCGGGTATAATGAATATAAATTTTTTGATAATGCATCACGACCACCCTGTAGTATCACGACACATTTGGAAGCTGTTAAATCATATATCAAAGATAAAGAATCTCATGAAAATTGCAGTCACCAGGCTTGAAGAAAAGTCCAAAGGCACGAATGAGCTCTTTGCACGGTACGGTCACGAGGCCATTCTGGTTCCAACTATGAAGACCGCACCTGCACTGGACTCTGGACCACTGAACACGCTGTGTGCTAAAGTGGCTGCGGGAGAAGTACACTTCCTGATATTCTCAAGTACCATGGGTGTCAGGTATTTCTTTGACCAATGCAAAATGGTGCCTGATGGTATTGTCATGATAGCTGTTGGTCCAAAGACTGCCGATGCCGTCTGCGAGAAGGGATTCGCCTGCGAGACCATACCTTCTTATTCCTCTGACCACTTTGCATCCCATCTCGGGTCACGCATCAAAGGTAAAACCGTTGGGTTGGTCCGCCCTGATGTTCCCAATTCCCAGCTTGTGGAATCACTCACTTCCCTGGATGCACAGGTTGTCGAAGGTATAGCGTACCGGCTTTTACCCTGCGGTCATGAATTCAAGGATATACTGCCAGATGTGGATGCCGTGATCTACACCAGCGGCAAGTCATTCTTACTTTCAGGAGTATCAAACGAAGAACTGGAAGGCAAAATTGTGGTAGCCATTGGCCCAAAATGTGCCGCTGTCATGAAACAAAAAGGTATCAACCCTGACATCATAGGAAATGGTACCCTGGAAGGTTGTTTAACAGCCCTGAGGGCTCATTCCAGATAAACAAGGGCTTTGTTGGGACATATCTCGATACACTTCCCACACCGTGTACATTTATCATAATTTATGCGGACATCACCATCCACCCGGTACAGCGCACCTTCCGGACAGATATTATCGCATTTATTACATTTACGGCAGCCGTGAACCACCACATACCCGTCATTTTCCATAGATACCATCAATAAACTATATAAGTGACCAAATCTATCTTGATAATGGTTTTGTACAAACTGTACAATATTGTATTTAACATTTACCCCAAACCGGACGACCAAATTATATCGAGGATGAAAAAATGCCCAGTTCAATACCTGAAATGATACATGGGAATTTCAATTGCAGTGATATTGCCAAATGCGTGCTGGGATTGAAAACCCTTGACCTTGATACGTACCGCCTGCTTGTACAGGAAGGGCCTAAAACTGCTGAAGAACTTGGGGAGTTGCTGAACAGGGAACGCAGTACCGCATACCGCGCACTTCAAAATCTCATGTCATGCGGACTGGTCTACAGGGAAACAAAGACCATAGAGGGCGGAGGATATTATTATATCTACAATGCACTTGACCCCTGCAAGTTAAAGGACATGGTACAGGACAATATCGACACCTGGCATAAGAAGATGAGTGCTCTGACAAAGGATATTGAAAAAGATATCCTGGAGCAGCCTTAGACCTTACCGGTCCACCTGAAACCACTAATAAACCTGAAAAATCTTTTAATATGAAACGACTTTTTTTATCTAAAACAAGAGGTCACAGATCTCTTCAACCTTTTCCCTTAACTCCTTTTGACCCACACCCATCATACCGGCAACGAACATGGCTCCACCGGCACCAACTCCTTCTTTCACCACCCCTGATTCGTACATTCTCAGTCCAGGGTTCCTTGATTGGTCAAAACCCGGGTCCACGATATGAGCTGCATATCCCAGTGCCGATACCGTATTTAGGAAACTGGCAGTCTCATCCTGTGCCACATATTTTGTGGTAGCAATTGACACATCAGCCGTTATTCCGAAATGTTTGATGAGCGCAAGAACTGCCATCATCTGGGTGCCTCCTGCCAGTATTGATGTAGTACCTTCCAGCCCATCCACCAGACCACAGACACACGCCATCATAGGGTCACCGACACATTCAATGGCTTGCATCGGTGAATGTGACAGCCCGCCAAAAGAGATACCCGCCCTGTCCAGGGCTTGTGCCACTACCTGCTGTTTTATAGTAACTGGATTTTGCAGGTAACTGCTGCTCACCCTGCCATCAACACCAAGTGCCTGTAATACAGCCATGGCAGTAGTGGTGCCACCGGGCACGCTTTCACCTATCACAACGAAATCTGAAAAACGTCGTATCTGGCGCCCCAGTTCCAGCGCGTTATCGTATACCAGTCTGGCATCCAAAACCGCATTGCTTGTCCTGATATCGCCTCCGGGCTTTGCGTCCACATCCAGCAAGGGTATCCGTGGACGGATGTGCAGACCGCTGTTGATGAACATAAAAGGCATACCTGTAAGCAGCATCGCTGCACGGGTGATAACGGCAGGTGTCGGACTGTTGCCGGTCATGGGAGGTTCAGTGTTGCAAATAGTCCTGCCAAGGGTCACCAGTTCAGCATCTGCTGCCGGTGTGTATGTAATAACATCCGGTGACCTGCCTGCTGCTGAAATGCCTGGTATCCTGGCAGTATCGGTATTTGAAAGTACACATAAAAATAAGGGGTATTTTGCATTAAATGGTGGTAGTTCAGATGATATCCAGTTGTCCATAGGCCATCATGCATTAAGGGATAGGTTGGTAGGATGAATCAATGTGGCGGATTACATTAAATATATTGCGCTTCGCCCGGAGATGATTTAACATTTCAGGTAATTCCTCAAAGTCATCTGGATTTACCCGGAATTACACAAATCACTCATTGTATACAAAAACGACATGTAATGAATGGTCGGGACATTCATCACATATTATTTCTTGAAGTTGAGACCTTTTAACTTTTCAATATTGTACAGGGTCTTCTCAGCTTCCTGCCTGGTCCTTTCTTCGAGGTGCAAGACGATCTCATTCATGGGAACGGCCAGTTTATATACTTTCATCGGCCTGCCCTTGCCTTCTTTTTTAATCTCCCTCTCGTCCAGCCATCCAAAGTTCCTCAGTTCCCTCATGGCAATGCTCACTTCTGGCTGCCTGAGTTCTGAACCCAGTTCAAGGTCCTTTGAAGTTGCTTCTTCGACATTTGCAAGAAAAGCGAGTGTTGAGGCTACATTACGTGACATGTTAAGGTTGCGCAGAATGTCAATAAATTCAAGGTCATGGTCATCGAAGACTCTCACATCTGAATGTCTCATCAATATCACATCTTTTAATTGTTTTACTTTCATATTTTTGTTATAATATAAATAGTTAATTCGAATAATAATATTTAATTCAAGTTACTATAAGTAGCTTATCGAATTTAACAGTTTTGTTATATATTTCCCCAGTGTTACATCTTGTAATATACTGTTATTTACCATGAAATCAATTCCCCATACCTAAAATGAGGTCCTTATGAAAGAAATAGCTGCAAGCAAGAGTATGCAACAATATTTCATGTCAATGGAGTCAAAACTCGATTCCGCCATTGAGATTGCAGCCAGGGCCAGGAGCAAAGGACTGGACCCAAAACCTACTATTGAGATACCCCTGGCACAGGACCTGGCAGACAGAGTGGAAAAACTTATCGGTTTAGAGGGAGTGGCCCCCCGTATCAGGGAACTGGAACTGAATATGAGCCGGGAAGAGGCAGCGCTTCATATCGGTGTGGATGTAGCCACGGGCAAGATACAGCCCTTTAAATCAGATACCCAGGCACTGGATGCCGCTGTCAGGGTGTCGGTGGCGATGCTTACCGAAGGTGTGGTGGCGGCACCCATTGAAGGTATTGACAGGGTGGACATCGAGACCAATACTGATGGTTCCCGGTTTGTCAGGATATATTATGCAGGACCTATCAGGAGCGCCGGTGGTACTGCACAGGCACTTTCAGTCCTTGTAGCCGATTTTGTCAGGCGCAGCATGGATATTGGACGGTACATACCCACCAGGAACGAAGTTGACAGGTATGTGGAAGAAGTACAGTTATACAGACGCGTGGCAAGCCTGCAATATACTCCCAGCGAGGACGAGATCCGCCTTATTGTGGAGAACTGTCCTGTTTGCATTGACGGGGAGCCTACCGAAGATGCAGAAGTGGATGGTCACAGGGACCTGCCACGTATCCCCACGAACAGGGTCAGGGGCGGGATGTGCCTGGTTATGGCCGAAGGTCTGGCCTTAAAAGCACCGAAAATAAAAAAACACGTTACCAATCTCAACCTGGATGGCTGGGACTGGCTGGATACGTTCATGAGCGGCGGGAAAAAAGACGATGACGCAGATGATAGCGATGGTGTCAAGGTCAAACCGAAAGACAAATACCTGCAGGACCTGATAGCCGGCAGGCCCGTGTTCTCCTATCCTTCCAGGCCGGGGGGGTTCAGGTTACGGTACGGCCGCAGCAGGAATACCAGTTTTGCCGGCGGAGGGGTAAGCCCTGCCACCATGGTACTGATGGATGATTTCCTGGCTCCGGGTACCCAGGTAAAAGTGGAACGACCTGGCAAAGCACTGGGAATAGCCCCTGTGGACAGCCTGGAAGGTCCGACCGTACGGTTGTTCAACGGTAACGTGCTCAGGGTGGATTCCATGGAACAGGCCCGCCAGGTAAGGAGTTCCGTATCACAGATACTGGATATCGGCGAATTGCTGATAAACTACGGAGATTTCCTTGAGAACAATCACCTGCTGATCCCTTCATCATACTGTTTTGAATGGTGGGTACAGGAACTGGAGAAGGCAGCAGCAACGACGGGGAATAATATACGGTATGAAGAATCTGAACTCAGAAGGCCTTCCGGCGCTATGGCACTGGAGCTATCTGATACATTCCAGGTCCCGCTTCATCCCCAGTACACCTACCTCTGGCACGATGTCACGTCACAGGATATCCTCACACTTTCAACCTATGTGGAACACAACGCAACATTTGAGAATGCAGAACTGGTACTTCCCGTCGATAAAACTATCAAATACCTGCTGGAAATACTGCTTGTCCAGCACCGGGTACACAATGACAGGGTTCATATCGACCAGCCAGGACCGCTGGTCCGGTGCCTGGGCCTTGACGGGTCCTTACATCGTGTCAGGAATGCTTCCATTGACGAAAAACCAGACCCGATGGATATGGTAAACCACCTGAGCGGGCTCATAATCAGGATGCGGGCACCGTACCGTATCGGTTCACGAATGGGCCGTCCTGAAAAATCTGATAAGCGAGAGATGAAACCCGCTCCTAACGTGCTGTTCCCTGTGGGTGATGCAGGAGGGCGCAAACGTTCTATGATAGAAGCGAAGAGCTATTCAAAATCATTCAAGGAAAACGTGGGTACCTTTGAGGTGGAGATCGATACCAGGAAATGTACCAGATGCGGAGCGGCAACCTTCAGGCGTTCCTGTCCTGACTGTGGCAGTCCCACCCGGGCAAAATTGCATTGCCCTGTATGCAATATTGAGGTGGGTGAGCCGGAATGTCCCAAATGCGGACTTGCAACCACATCGGCTAATAAACTTACTATTAATTTCAAGGATGAATATCTCAGGGCATTTGAGAACATTGGCGAGCGGGATAACCTGGCAAGTTTCAAGGGTGTGCTCGGGCTGACATCCAGGAACAAGACGCCGGAACCTATTGAAAAAGGGATATTGCGCGCCAGGCATGAGGTGGTCACTTTCAAGGACGGTACCGTGCGTTACGATATGTCAGACCTGCCCCTGACCCATATAAGACCTGCTGAGATCGGTACTGATGTGCAGACCATGCACCGGCTCGGATACACGGTTGATATGGATGGGAATGAACTTATGACCACCTCACAGGTTTTGGAACTGAAAGTGCAGGATCTGGTAGTTTCCTATCACTGCGGTGAATATCTGCTCAAAGCTGCCTGTTTCATTGATGACCTGCTGGTGAAATTCTATGGTCTTGAGCCTTACTACAATGCCAGCACAGTGAACGATCTTGTGGGGACATTGCTTATAGGGCTGGCGCCCCATACTTCCGCAGGTGTACTGGGACGGCTGGTAGGTTTTACCAGGGCTTCGGTAGGCTGGGCACATCCTTTCTTCCATGCTGCCAAACGCCGGAACTGTGACGGGGACGAGGATTGTGTCATGCTGCTGATGGACGGGCTGTTGAACTTCTCCCGCTCGTACCTGCCAGATAAACGGGGCGGCCAGATGGATGCACCCCTGGTACTCACTACCCGTATCGACCCCAGTGAAGTCGACAAGGAGGCCCATAATATTGACGTACTTCGCCGTTATCCCCTTGAGTTCTATGAAGCCACCCTGCAGTATGTTAATCCAAAAGACCTGGAAAAGGTCATGGATACGGTGACTGGCAGGCTGGGTACACCCGGACAATATGATGGCTGGGGTTTTACTCATGACACATCAGACATTGCAATGGGACCTGCCAACAGCGCCTACAAGACCCTTGACTCCATGATCGATAAAATGACGGCACAGCTTGAACTTGCCCGGAAGATACGGGCCGTGGATGAGCGTGATGTTGCAGAGCGGGTAATAAAATTCCATTTCCTGCCTGACCTTATCGGTAACCTGAGGGCGTTCTCAAGACAGAAGGTGCGGTGTGTGAAATGTAATAAGAAATTCAGGCGCCCGCCACTGTTAGGGAAATGTCCCAAGTGCAATGGCAAGATCGTACTGACCGTGCATGAGGGGTCGGTCAAGAAATATATGGAAGTGTCGCTCAAGATCGCAGACGAATATGAAGTGAGCGATTACACCAAACAGAGACTTGAACTCCTGAAACTGGAGATCAGGTCGCTGTTCGAGAGTGATGTTTCAAAACAGTTGGGACTTGCAGATTTTATGTGAATTATTCATGTCCAAGGGAATTGGCATCTGCAAATTTTATTAATGCTTCACCGAGTTCCCTGGTATATTTCGGGTTCAGGTTGAACCGTCCACGTTTCTGGCCACTGCGCTCTTTGGCTATCTCCACATATTCCTTGTCAAATCGCTCACTGGTGGCAAGGGTGATGGTCATGTACCATCCACCGCTCATCTTTATCTCTAAATAATCCTTAGCATCGTCATTGGCTGAATCAGTCATTTCAATATCCTCTCATAGGTGTTCACCTCTGGAATGGCGAACAGGGTCAATATTCTATGTCCTGCCTAATAAAGACTAGTATGCCAATTACCGTGAATACTGCGGCAGCTGCAAGTTGAATCCCTGCATACTGGATGAGCAGGATACTCTCATTGCCGTACAATACAATGAGATCCAGGGTGAATGGGGATAGCAGGGTCAGGGTCTCGATCAAAGAATAGGTCTTTCCACCGGTCATTGCGAAGGCCGGGAGTAATAACCACAGTGTAGCAAGCGCCACAGCCAGTGTGGTAAATTTTCGTGAAAGGCTTACTGCTGATTCATCTTCTCGCTTTAAAGCTGATACCAGGCTGCCCAGTGAGGTGAACAGTATGGTTGTGCACAGGGTCATTATCACCATATTGAACAGCAGGCTCCGGAATATTGGTTGCATGGCTGCCATATCAGGGGCCCTGAAAACCGAAGTCCATATCCAGTACACGCCCAGGAACATGATGACTGTCATTGGCAGGGTGGTCAGATAGGCTGCCTTTAATTTTGCGAGATAAATAGCGGGCCTGGTGTTGGTTGTGCTGGCAGCGATATAGAGCGTTCTGCTTTCCTTTTCCCGGGATAACGTG
This genomic window contains:
- the fae gene encoding formaldehyde-activating enzyme, with the translated sequence MIGEALVGDGPEIAHIDLVIGPKGGPVETAFMNSLAMPRQGHTPLLAVLEPNLQPKPATLIVNKVTIKNAQQAILMFGAAQAAVAKAVMDSVEAGIINKGDAEDVVIIVSIFIEWDANDKAKIYEYNYEATKLAIERAMKGEPSVDEALSRKDQASHPFA
- a CDS encoding tripartite tricarboxylate transporter permease; translation: MNLSLLFISILAGFLLGVISGLVPGIHTNTFAFMLAAFAPWLLESGLSPLCIAATIVSSSLTHTFVNIIPSVFLGAPEADTSLAVLPGHQLLLDGFGAEAVRLSALGSAGAVLVSLVLMLPLSASFAVMYPLVNRYMGWILLVVVLVLIYTEKGEMIEGQGSLARFKYRAFAALLFLLSGMLGLVAFESQTLMKPVISIGEPSILMPLFSGLFGASMLVISMMTDTVIPAQFSSKLVLSRRRIVRGTIIGSAAGAFVAWLPGITGAVATVLARIGVKEDYADEDSGREFIVSISGVNTANAIFGLIALYVIGKTRSGAMVAVADILGGAHLDLDTLVLLLIIVVGVSIAAYFVTIFLGDRILTIVTRINYRMLCIVILTGLTGMVFLFSGWFGLVVFGMGIPVGMLAPYLKVRRSHAMGVLLLPLLMFYF
- a CDS encoding uroporphyrinogen-III synthase encodes the protein MKIAVTRLEEKSKGTNELFARYGHEAILVPTMKTAPALDSGPLNTLCAKVAAGEVHFLIFSSTMGVRYFFDQCKMVPDGIVMIAVGPKTADAVCEKGFACETIPSYSSDHFASHLGSRIKGKTVGLVRPDVPNSQLVESLTSLDAQVVEGIAYRLLPCGHEFKDILPDVDAVIYTSGKSFLLSGVSNEELEGKIVVAIGPKCAAVMKQKGINPDIIGNGTLEGCLTALRAHSR
- a CDS encoding 4Fe-4S binding protein, with the protein product MENDGYVVVHGCRKCNKCDNICPEGALYRVDGDVRINYDKCTRCGKCIEICPNKALVYLE
- a CDS encoding TrmB family transcriptional regulator, producing MPSSIPEMIHGNFNCSDIAKCVLGLKTLDLDTYRLLVQEGPKTAEELGELLNRERSTAYRALQNLMSCGLVYRETKTIEGGGYYYIYNALDPCKLKDMVQDNIDTWHKKMSALTKDIEKDILEQP
- a CDS encoding TIGR00303 family protein, with translation MDNWISSELPPFNAKYPLFLCVLSNTDTARIPGISAAGRSPDVITYTPAADAELVTLGRTICNTEPPMTGNSPTPAVITRAAMLLTGMPFMFINSGLHIRPRIPLLDVDAKPGGDIRTSNAVLDARLVYDNALELGRQIRRFSDFVVIGESVPGGTTTAMAVLQALGVDGRVSSSYLQNPVTIKQQVVAQALDRAGISFGGLSHSPMQAIECVGDPMMACVCGLVDGLEGTTSILAGGTQMMAVLALIKHFGITADVSIATTKYVAQDETASFLNTVSALGYAAHIVDPGFDQSRNPGLRMYESGVVKEGVGAGGAMFVAGMMGVGQKELREKVEEICDLLF
- a CDS encoding ArsR family transcriptional regulator, with protein sequence MRHSDVRVFDDHDLEFIDILRNLNMSRNVASTLAFLANVEEATSKDLELGSELRQPEVSIAMRELRNFGWLDEREIKKEGKGRPMKVYKLAVPMNEIVLHLEERTRQEAEKTLYNIEKLKGLNFKK
- a CDS encoding DNA polymerase II large subunit, with translation MKEIAASKSMQQYFMSMESKLDSAIEIAARARSKGLDPKPTIEIPLAQDLADRVEKLIGLEGVAPRIRELELNMSREEAALHIGVDVATGKIQPFKSDTQALDAAVRVSVAMLTEGVVAAPIEGIDRVDIETNTDGSRFVRIYYAGPIRSAGGTAQALSVLVADFVRRSMDIGRYIPTRNEVDRYVEEVQLYRRVASLQYTPSEDEIRLIVENCPVCIDGEPTEDAEVDGHRDLPRIPTNRVRGGMCLVMAEGLALKAPKIKKHVTNLNLDGWDWLDTFMSGGKKDDDADDSDGVKVKPKDKYLQDLIAGRPVFSYPSRPGGFRLRYGRSRNTSFAGGGVSPATMVLMDDFLAPGTQVKVERPGKALGIAPVDSLEGPTVRLFNGNVLRVDSMEQARQVRSSVSQILDIGELLINYGDFLENNHLLIPSSYCFEWWVQELEKAAATTGNNIRYEESELRRPSGAMALELSDTFQVPLHPQYTYLWHDVTSQDILTLSTYVEHNATFENAELVLPVDKTIKYLLEILLVQHRVHNDRVHIDQPGPLVRCLGLDGSLHRVRNASIDEKPDPMDMVNHLSGLIIRMRAPYRIGSRMGRPEKSDKREMKPAPNVLFPVGDAGGRKRSMIEAKSYSKSFKENVGTFEVEIDTRKCTRCGAATFRRSCPDCGSPTRAKLHCPVCNIEVGEPECPKCGLATTSANKLTINFKDEYLRAFENIGERDNLASFKGVLGLTSRNKTPEPIEKGILRARHEVVTFKDGTVRYDMSDLPLTHIRPAEIGTDVQTMHRLGYTVDMDGNELMTTSQVLELKVQDLVVSYHCGEYLLKAACFIDDLLVKFYGLEPYYNASTVNDLVGTLLIGLAPHTSAGVLGRLVGFTRASVGWAHPFFHAAKRRNCDGDEDCVMLLMDGLLNFSRSYLPDKRGGQMDAPLVLTTRIDPSEVDKEAHNIDVLRRYPLEFYEATLQYVNPKDLEKVMDTVTGRLGTPGQYDGWGFTHDTSDIAMGPANSAYKTLDSMIDKMTAQLELARKIRAVDERDVAERVIKFHFLPDLIGNLRAFSRQKVRCVKCNKKFRRPPLLGKCPKCNGKIVLTVHEGSVKKYMEVSLKIADEYEVSDYTKQRLELLKLEIRSLFESDVSKQLGLADFM